Proteins encoded by one window of Salvia splendens isolate huo1 chromosome 5, SspV2, whole genome shotgun sequence:
- the LOC121805926 gene encoding beta carbonic anhydrase 5, chloroplastic-like isoform X2, which produces MAMALFQSSSLACSSSMDISYNSSKASHIFGSQLRSPEIEQTQLRFLGSSKRNSTVRLKALMESLGLVQDTVESRPKVTRVSKEVSDPFKELKHRFLSFKKDKYLSNLEHYKGLAEAQAPKFMVIACADSRVCPSSILGFQPGEAFVVRNVANLVPPHENGPTETNAALEFAVNSLEVENVLVVGHSCCGGIKALMSLQDEVVSSFIRNWVVVGKPARLQVNAAASDLSFDQRCRHCEKESINRSLMNLLTYPWIEERVIRGKLSIHGGYYDFTDCTFEKWTLDYKGSTMVSESSCSIKNREFWA; this is translated from the exons ATGGCCATGGCGCTTTTCCAATCCTCGTCTCTTGCTTGCTCCTCTTCTATGGATATCTCCTACAATTCATCTAAAGCATCTCAT ATATTTGGTTCCCAGTTGAGATCTCCGGAAATTGAGCAGACCCAATTGAGATTCTTGGGTTCTTCTAA AAGAAACTCCACTGTGAGATTGAAGGCCTTAATGGAGTCCCTGGGCCTAGTTCAGGATACTGTCGAGAGCAGGCCGAAAGTCACAAGGGTGAGCAAGGAAGTGTCAGATCCTTTCAAGGAGTTGAAACACAGATTTCTTAGTTTCAAAAAAGATAAATACTT GAGTAACTTAGAACACTACAAAGGGCTGGCTGAGGCCCAGGCGCCAAAG TTCATGGTGATTGCTTGTGCGGATTCACGAGTGTGTCCCTCGAGTATCCTTGGTTTCCAACCAGGAGAAGCCTTTGTGGTCCGGAATGTGGCAAACTTGGTACCACCGCATGAG AATGGACCTACAGAAACAAATGCTGCCCTTGAATTTGCTGTCAATTCTCTTGAA GTCGAAAATGTACTAGTCGTTGGTCACAGCTGTTGTGGAGGAATTAAAGCACTGATGAGCTTGCAAGATGAAGTAGTTTCAAG CTTCATCAGAAACTGGGTGGTTGTCGGAAAGCCTGCCAGGTTGCAAGTGAATGCTGCTGCTTCAGACCTCAGCTTTGATCAGCGGTGCAGGCACTGTGAGAAG GAATCAATTAACCGGTCGTTGATGAACTTACTGACTTATCCATGGATCGAAGAACGGGTGATAAGGGGGAAGCTATCGATCCATGGTGGTTACTATGACTTCACCGACTGTACATTTGAGAAGTGGACACTCGACTACAAGGGTAGCACCATGGTATCTGAGAGCTCGTGCTCTATAAAAAACCGAGAATTCTGGGCCTGA
- the LOC121805926 gene encoding beta carbonic anhydrase 5, chloroplastic-like isoform X1 — protein MAMALFQSSSLACSSSMDISYNSSKASHIFGSQLRSPEIEQTQLRFLGSSKRNSTVRLKALMESLGLVQDTVESRPKVTRVSKEVSDPFKELKHRFLSFKKDKYLSNLEHYKGLAEAQAPKFMVIACADSRVCPSSILGFQPGEAFVVRNVANLVPPHENGPTETNAALEFAVNSLEVENVLVVGHSCCGGIKALMSLQDEVVSSSFIRNWVVVGKPARLQVNAAASDLSFDQRCRHCEKESINRSLMNLLTYPWIEERVIRGKLSIHGGYYDFTDCTFEKWTLDYKGSTMVSESSCSIKNREFWA, from the exons ATGGCCATGGCGCTTTTCCAATCCTCGTCTCTTGCTTGCTCCTCTTCTATGGATATCTCCTACAATTCATCTAAAGCATCTCAT ATATTTGGTTCCCAGTTGAGATCTCCGGAAATTGAGCAGACCCAATTGAGATTCTTGGGTTCTTCTAA AAGAAACTCCACTGTGAGATTGAAGGCCTTAATGGAGTCCCTGGGCCTAGTTCAGGATACTGTCGAGAGCAGGCCGAAAGTCACAAGGGTGAGCAAGGAAGTGTCAGATCCTTTCAAGGAGTTGAAACACAGATTTCTTAGTTTCAAAAAAGATAAATACTT GAGTAACTTAGAACACTACAAAGGGCTGGCTGAGGCCCAGGCGCCAAAG TTCATGGTGATTGCTTGTGCGGATTCACGAGTGTGTCCCTCGAGTATCCTTGGTTTCCAACCAGGAGAAGCCTTTGTGGTCCGGAATGTGGCAAACTTGGTACCACCGCATGAG AATGGACCTACAGAAACAAATGCTGCCCTTGAATTTGCTGTCAATTCTCTTGAA GTCGAAAATGTACTAGTCGTTGGTCACAGCTGTTGTGGAGGAATTAAAGCACTGATGAGCTTGCAAGATGAAGTAGTTTCAAG TAGCTTCATCAGAAACTGGGTGGTTGTCGGAAAGCCTGCCAGGTTGCAAGTGAATGCTGCTGCTTCAGACCTCAGCTTTGATCAGCGGTGCAGGCACTGTGAGAAG GAATCAATTAACCGGTCGTTGATGAACTTACTGACTTATCCATGGATCGAAGAACGGGTGATAAGGGGGAAGCTATCGATCCATGGTGGTTACTATGACTTCACCGACTGTACATTTGAGAAGTGGACACTCGACTACAAGGGTAGCACCATGGTATCTGAGAGCTCGTGCTCTATAAAAAACCGAGAATTCTGGGCCTGA
- the LOC121805686 gene encoding uncharacterized protein LOC121805686: MGDHYPSEHVNLTSSMIALCIRSQIENDAEFKPSAVGTYIKDKFHVKIDYKKAWYARSKDIELVYGGWEGSFRQLPSYLTELQSQNPGTIVEWLHDLTLSQGNLKVFRYVFWAFGPAIEAFQLAKPVLSVDGTHLRGRLKGKLLAAVGYDANNNYLHVAFAIVDEETNESWSWFPNLVRVHIIKHEHEVCIISDRHQGIINAMQSDVWKEVPVGYRRYCLVHVRSNVLQRHKGHGVKKWVWIMGEVIGERRYWTARRELENVSPEALRYLETTIDRSQWTMAHDEFRRWGETSTNMAECYNNVLLSTGELPIRAIIDITFWRTINWFVNRTTLAKQCQTPLTPWAWELFQKNDRRGRRHHVRTTSIARGTYEVLTYHRGPGRGHNIHVVDYREKRCSCGKWQTWRMPCSHAVAVLRERSDDIFSHVDSRYHTDVWIHHCVPSIETPRLLV; encoded by the exons ATGGGAGATCACTATCCAAGTGAACATGTTAATCTTACATCATCCATGATTGCTCTCTGTATTCGAAGTCAAATTGAAAACGATGCTGAATTCAAGCCTTCTGCGGTAGGTACATATATCAAAGATAAATTTCACGTGAAAATCGactacaagaaagcatggtatgctcgcaGCAAAGAtattgagcttgtatatggtGGGTGGGAGGGATCATTCAGACAACTCCCCAGCTACCTGACTGAGTTGCAAAGTCAAAATCCTGGGACAATCGTTGAGTGGTTGCATGACCTTACATTGAGTCAAGGTAATTTAAAGGTGTTCCGCTACGTATTTTGGGCATTTGGGccagcaatagaggcgttccaACTAGCAAAGCCGGTCTTATCAGTTGATGGGACTCACCTGCGTGGAAGACTGAAAGGTAAACTACTTGCTGCAGTAGGTTACGATGCAAATAATAACTATTTGCATGTTGCTTTTGctattgttgatgaagaaacaaATGAGAGTTGGAGTTGGTTTCCGAATCTTGTCAGAGTGCATATTATAAAGCATGAACATGAAGTGTGCATAATATCAGACAGACATCAAGGCATTATAAATGCCATGCAGTCTGATGTGTGGAAAGAGGTACCAGTTGGTTATCGTCGATACTGTTTAGTTCATGTTAGATCGAATGTGTTACAAAGACACAAAGGCCACGGAGTGAAGAAATGGGTATGGATAATGGGTGAAGTAATTGGGGAGCGGAGATATTGGACTGCAAGGCGTGAATTAGAAAATGTGAGTCCAGAAGCTCTGAGGTACCTCGAAACCACCATAGATAGATCGCAGTGGACTATGGCACACGATGAATTTCGTCGATGGGGTGAGACATCTACTAACATGGCCGAGTGTTATAACAATGTGTTGTTATCTACGGGGGAACTCCCAATTAGAGCTATCATTGATATTACATTCTGGCGGACCATCAACTGGTTTGTTAACCGAACGACTCTAGCCAAACAATGTCAGACGCCTTTGACACCGTGGGCTTGGGAGTTATTTCAGAAGAATGACCGTCGAGGGAGACGTCATCATGTTAGGACTACAAGCATAGCACGTGGAACTTATGAGGTGCTAACCTATCACAGAGGTCCGGGAAGAGGCCATAATATACATGTTGTAGATTATCGTGAAAAGAGATGCTCATGTGGAAAGTGGCAGACCTGGAGAATGCCTTGCTCTCACGCTGTTGCGGTGCTGAGAGAACGCAGTGATGACATCTTTAGTCATGTTGATTCCCGATACCATACAGATGTTTGGATTCACCA CTGCGTTCCGTCCATtgagacaccaagattattggtatGA